Proteins encoded in a region of the Mixophyes fleayi isolate aMixFle1 chromosome 5, aMixFle1.hap1, whole genome shotgun sequence genome:
- the RP9 gene encoding retinitis pigmentosa 9 protein, producing MSHRGREDKSQERHRHHRRHEDDDMSPRGGSSSHHQGKEHTDKKRRRSSSGSNPTTQEIQKIKHVEIFYEKPPPGLIKEDEPKPEDCIPDLPGNEHARDFLAHAPTRGLWMPLGKEVKVMQCWRCKQYGHRTGDRECPYFIKGNHKIEQFRVAHEDPMYGLIKEKEIQEKQLRIEQLKKLLDDSTTEDSSDSSHHSRGKHKKKKKKKDKKKKKKHKSSHRNSSSD from the exons ATGTCTCATAGAGGAAGAGAAGATAAATCTCAGGAAAGGCACAGGCATCACAGGAGACATGAGGATGATGATATGAGTCCAAGAGGGGGCAGCAGTAGCCATCATCAGGGTAAAGAACACacagacaagaagagaagaaggagcagcagtggcagtaatccTACTACACAGGAAATTCAGAAAATCAAACATGTTGAGATTTT cTATGAGAAACCTCCCCCAGGATTAATTAAG GAAGATGAGCCAAAACCAGAAGACTGTATACCAGATTTGCCTGGTAATGAACATGCCAGGGATTTCCTTGCCCATGCTCCCACTAGGGGACTGTGGATGCCCTTAGGAAAAGAAGTGAAGGTTATGCAGT gTTGGAGATGTAAGCAGTATGGTCACAGAACTGGTGACCGTGAGTGTCCCTACTTCATAAAAGGCAATCATAAAATTGAACAATTCAGAGTG GCTCATGAAGACCCAATGTATGGCTTAATAAAAGAGAAAGAGATTCAAGAAAAACAATTGAG GATTGAGCAGCTGAAAAAACTCCTTGATGATTCAACAACTGAAGACAGCAGCGACAGTTCACATCACTCCAGAGGAAAGcacaagaagaagaaaaagaagaaagacaaaaagaagaagaaaaagcacaAATCTTCCCACAGAAACTCTTCTTCAGATTAA